The Halodesulfovibrio sp. MK-HDV genome contains the following window.
TTAATTCACAAATTGCTGGCGAAGTTAAAGATTTTGTTGCAGGCAGACCATATTCCGCCAAAACAAGCTCGTCGCATGGATCGTTTCGTACAGTTTGCTGTAGCATGTGCACAACAGCTCATGACAAACTCTGAATACGAAATCACAGACGAAAATGCTAAACGCGTTGGTGTTATGCTCGGCGTTGGTCTTGGTGGTCTTAACACCATCGAAACCTTCCACAGCAAACTCACAAGCGCAGGCCCAAACAAGATCAGCCCATTCTGGATTCCAATGCTGATCTCTAACATGGCACCGGGACAGGTATCCATTTTCACTGGCGCAAAAGGTGCAAACCTTGTATTCACCAGTGCTTGTGCATCCGGTACCCACGCAATCGGCCATGCATTTGAAGATATTAGATCCGGACGCTGTGATGCTGTAATCACAGGTGGTACAGAATCCACTATCACCCCTATGGGTGTATCCGGCTTTACCGCGCTTAAAGCACTTTGCAGCAACCGTAACGATGAACCGACTAACGCTTCCCGTCCATTCGACAAGGAACGCTCTGGATTCATCGTCGGCGAAGGCGCAGGCCTTCTCTTGCTGGAATCATACGATTCTGCAAAAGCTCGCGGTGCAAAAATTTACGCAGAAGTTGTGGGCTTCGGTTCTACTAGTGATGCATTCCATATGACTGCACCACGTGAAGATTCCGAAGGAATGGCTCAGTCAATGATCGACGCTATTGAAGAAGCTGGTATCACGACTGACGCTGTGGACTGCATCAACGCACACGGAACCTCTACTTATCTTAACGATAAAGCAGAGACCGGAGCGATGAAAAAAGTCTTTGGAGACCATGCGTACAAGCTGCGTATCTCTGCGAACAAGTCTCAGACTGGACACCTTTTAGGTGCTGCTGGTGGCATGGAAGGAGTCTTCTCCTGCCTGACACTCGATAAAGGACTTGTTCCAGGAACAGCTAACCAAGTATCTCCTGACCCTGAATGCGATCTGAATTACATGGGGAATGGTTCAGAGAAGTATCAAGCTGAGTACGTACTCAGCAACAACTTCGGCTTTGGCGGCACTAACGCAAGTGTGCTGTTCAAGCGTTTCGACGGGTAAATGTGTGGGCGTATGCAGCTTGTAGCTGTGTACGCCCTTTTTCTTCCTCATTTAAATAGTAAGGGGCATCACTCATGGATGAAGTCTTTATCCAAGATCCCGAAGTAGGCCGTTCCATTTTTCAAGAGATCGATCGTCAGACCGGTGGTCTTGAATTAATCGCATCAGAAAACTTTGTATCAACAGCAGTACGCCAGGCTCAGGGTTCCGTACTTACTCATAAGTACGCTGAAGGCTACCCGGGCAAACGTTACTATGGTGGTTGTGAGTACGTAGACGTAACCGAAACCATCGCTATTGAACGTGCAAAAGAAATCTTTGGTGCAGAATATGTTAACGTGCAGCCGCATTCCGGCAGCCAGGCTAACATGGCAGCTTACTATGCCATCGCCAACGCAGGCGATACTGTACTCGGTATGGATCTCTCTCACGGGGGACATCTTACCCACGGCAGTCCTGTCAACTTCTCCGGTAAGTTCTTTGACGTTAAAGCTTACGGTGTAAATCGTGAAACTGGTCGTATTGATTACGATAACGTTCTCGAGCTTGCAAAAGAACACAAACCAGCGGTAATCATCGCCGGTGCGAGTGCATACCCTAGAGAGATTGATTTCGCTAAGTTCCGTGCGATTGCAGATGAAGTAGGTGCTAAACTTTTTGTGGATATGGCTCACATTGCAGGCTTAGTTGCAGCTGGCTTGCATAACTCTCCAATTCCACATGCGCACGTAACTACTACTACCACCCACAAAACCCTGCGTGGTCCACGCGGCGGTATGATCCTTTCCACTGAAGATATGGGCAAGAAATTGAACAGCCAGATCTTCCCTGGAATTCAGGGTGGCCCACTCATGCACGTTATTGCTGCTAAAGCTGTTGCTTTTGGCGAAGCATTACGTCCTGAGTACAAGGTTTATCAGAAGCAGGTTGTTGCTAACGCTGCAACTCTTGGTCAGTCTCTTCTTGATGAAGGTTTTGATCTGGTTTCCGGCGGTACAGACAACCACCTCCTTCTCATCGACCTCACCAACAAAGACATTACCGGTAAAGATGCGCAGCTTGCTCTTGATAAAGCTGGCATTACTACCAACAAAAACACTGTTCCTTTTGAAACCCGCAGCCCGTTCGTAACTTCCGGTATCCGTATTGGTACACCGGCGCTTACCAGCCGCGGTATGAAAGAAGCAGACATGCAGCGAGTAGGTGCATGGATGGTTGATGCGCTTAAGCACATCGACGACGATGCATACCTTGCTGAGATTCATAAGCAGGTTACGGCGTTTACGCGTCAATTCCCGCTTTTTGCTTGGTAAAAGCACGGGGCCGGGGATAACATCCCCGGCCTTTTTTTTATCCAAATTTCAGACTTGTAAGCTTTTATACTTTGGGCGTATTTCTAAATTCTATATGGTGCCTTGACTGCGGCATGTCACACACATATCCTATATGTTCCTAAAAATTTTTTGTTAAATACCATTACATTAGAAACACCACCGGTTGGAGTTAATATCAATGCAACAGAGACTTCCTTGGCCTCAATATTTTATGGATATCACCTATATGGTTGCTGAGCGCTCCACCTGCATTCGCCGTAAAGTCGGCGCAATTGCAGTTAAAGATAAGCGCATCCTTGCAACCGGCTATAACGGTGCACCTGCTAACACATCTCATTGTCTCGATATTGGGTGTCTTCGTGAAGAACTTGGCATTCCTTCCGGTCAACGACATGAAATGTGTCGAGGTCTCCATGCAGAGCAGAATGTAATTATTCAGGCAGCTGTCCACGGAGTATCACTCGATGGAGCAGAAATTTACTGCACCACCATGCCGTGCCTCATCTGTACAAAAATGCTCCTCAACTGCGGCATCAAAGCCGTTTACTATGTTGAGGGATACAATGATGAACTTGCCGCAGGTATGGTAAAAGAAGCCGGTGTGCCATTCATTAAAATTGACCACGTAGTTCGAGGCGTCAATGCAGCATCCTAACGCCCATTTTATGCGTCGGGCAATTGCCCTTGCAGAAAACGGACGCGGCGCAGCAGCACCTAACCCGACGGTAGGTGCTGTGTTGGTTCAGCACGGACAAATTGTTGCTGAAGGGTACCATACTGCTTGTGGACAACCACATGCAGAAATTGAATGCCTCAGGGACGCTGTAGAAAAAGGCATTTCTCCCCAAAACTGCTCAATGTACGTAACGCTTGAACCGTGTAACCACTACGGTAAAACACCACCTTGCTCTAAAGCCATTTTAGAAGCCGGTATTAAGCGTGTTGTTATCGGACTTCTGGATCCGAATCCGAAAGCTAAAGGTGGTGCAGAGTTCTTACGCGAAAACGGGGTTTATGTTGAAACCGGAATGCTGGAAGAAGAATGCCGCGAACTCGTGTCAGACTTCCTCACATGGGTTCAGACCCCCTTCCCGTTTACTACATTGAAACTCGCTTCAACATTAGACGGCAAAATTGCCACCCGCACGGGACACTCCCAGTGGATAAGTGGTGAAGAATCTCGCAAACGAGTTCATGAGCTAAGAAAAAAAGTTGATGCAGTAATCGTGGGCGGAGGAACCTTCTACGCAGACAATCCTCAGCTGACCTGTCGTCTTGAAGGCGTTGAGCAACAGCCGTTCGCAGTAATAGTCACGAAGCGTCTGCCCGAAAACCCTGCGCAATTCACCCTTCTGCAAGATCGCCCAGAGCAAGTTATTTTCTGGACAAACGAAAAATCAGCCTTATCTGAAGCAGCAAGCAAGTTGCAATCGTTAGGCTGTTCTGTGAAAGGTTTACCCGAACAAGACGGCAAACTCGACCTTGCTGCGGGGCTCGCTTGGCTGCGTCAGGAAAAAAACTGCCACTACACCCTTTGCGAAGGCGGGGGAAAATTGGCATTATCGCTTCTTGAGAACAATCTCGTAAACGAATTTCAGTTGCATATGGCTCCAAAAATTGTCGGAGATCACAGCGCACCCGATATATTTTCTGGTAGAACCATAGCAACCATGGATGAAGCGCTCCGCTTACGAATTATAAATACGGAACTTAGCGGCGAAGATGTTATACTGACATTACGCCGACAGGAAATTTAGTATGTTCACAGGAATCATTCTTGGACAGGGCGAAATCCGTTCTATTCAGAATATGGGCAAGGAAACTCGCCTTACAATCAAGCCACGCTGCACATTAACCGACTTTGTACTCGGTGAATCTATAGCGACAAACGGCGTGTGTCTGACCGTTGAAGATTTCGGTGCGGACTGGTTCACTGTTTATGCATCCGCAGAAACAATGGGGCTTACCAACCTTGGTAAACTCAAAACCGGTAGCAATGTTAACCTTGAACGCGCTCTTGCAATGGGGGATCGCCTTGGCGGTCACATCGTAAGTGGACACGTTGACTGTATCGGCACTGTGGATTCGGTTCGTCCGGCAGGACTTTCCAAAATCTACAGAATTTCTTTCCCGCAGGAGTTTGATACACAGGTTATCCCTAAAGGTTCAGTGACTCTGGACGGGATTAGCCTCACAGTTAATGCTTGTGGAAACAGTTTTCTGGAAGTAAACATAATCCCTGAAACTCAGAAAATTACCACAATAGCCCAGTGGAAATCGGGTTACAGTGTTAATATAGAGACGGACGTTATTGGAAAATACGTTCAGCGTATGCTTGGTGCATGGCAGCCCAATGCAACGCAGGAGAAATCTGCTCCCAGCTCTATTACTGAAGAGTTTCTCAGAAAGAATGGATTCTAATTTTTGCATTCATTAATCTGCTTCGTGGGACATGCAGTTTAAGAAAATACAACGAGGTGCGCCAATGCCAATGTGTACGGCCGAAGAGGCCATTGAAGAGATTAAAAAAGGTCGGATGGTTATTCTCGTAGATGACGAGGACCGCGAGAACGAAGGTGATCTTACTATTGCTGCTGAGCATGTAACACCTGAAGTTATTAACTTTATGGCAACGCACGGTCGCGGACTTATTTGTCTCGCACTCGCACCGGAATGGGTAGACAAACTCAATTTGCCTATGATGACCCAGCGCAACGGTTCCAAATTCGGCACCAACTTTACAGTTTCTATTGAAGCTCGTACTGGCGTAACAACCGGCATCTCTGCTAAAGACCGCGCAACTACTATTCTTGCAGCTATTGAAGACGACGTACAACCGGATGACATTGTCACCCCGGGTCATATTTTCCCATTGCGTGCCCAGAGAGGCGGCGTACTCGTTCGTGCAGGTCAGACAGAAGGTTCTGTAGATCTCGCGAAACTTGGCGGCCTTAAAGGTGCAGCAGTTATTTGCGAAATCATGAAAGACGACGGTGAAATGGCACGTATGCCTGATCTCGTTGAATTTGCTGAAAAGCATGACATGAAAATCGCAACCATTCGCGATCTTATCCGCTACCGCATGCGCCCTGACGAACTTTCCGTCACACGCGTAGCTGAAGCAGAAATGCCGACCAAGTACGGTGAATTTAAAGTCATCGCATACGAAAATGAACTCGAGCCGGAAACTCATATTGCCCTTGTAAAAGGTCCTATTGATTCCAGCAAACCAGTACTTGTGCGCGTTCACAGCGAATGCCTCACTGGTGACGTGCTCGGCTCCATGCGTTGTGATTGTGGCGACCAGCTTGCAAATGCAATGTGTAAAATTCAGGCAGAAGATCAGGGCATCATCCTGTACATGCGTCAAGAAGGACGCGGTATCGGTCTTGCCAACAAAATTAAAGCGTACAACCTTCAGGATCAGGGCTACGACACCGTAGAAGCAAACGAAAAACTCGGCTTTAAAGCTGACCTTCGTGACTACGGCATCGGCGCACAGATGCTGGTAGACCTTGGCGTACGCCAGATGCGTATGATGACCAACAACCCTAAAAAAATTGTAGGCATCGAAGGCTACGGAATTGAAGTAGTTGAACGCGTTCCTATTGAAATGAACGCCTGCGAATTCAATGTAGATTATCTGCGCACTAAAAAAAGAAAAAATGGGACACATGCTCGAACATCTTAACGATTCTGAGTAGTTACCATTATTTGAATTAACAATACGCTCCCTAGCCCTAAAAATAGTTCTTTTCAGGGCTAGGGAGCTTGTTCTATACTTACCGACCCGCTTTTGCTGCTGGAGTAAAAGTCGGTCTCAAGAAGGAGATTATACTATGCATCATATCAAAACTATCGAAGGTCAGTTCGACGCTAAAGGTCTTAAAATTGCAATCATTGCAACACGTTTCAACGATTTCGTTGTTGATCGTCTTGTCGGTGGCGCAGTAGATTACTTAGCTCGCAACGGCGGTAGCCGCGAAGACATGACTATTGTTAAACTTCCTGGCGCATTTGAAATGCCAATCGCTGCTAAAAAACTGGCTGCTAGTGGTAAATATGACGGCATCGTAGCACTTGGCGCGGTTATTCGCGGCGCTACTCCTCACTTTGATTTTGTATGTAATGAATGTGCGAAGGGTCTTGCTCAAGTTAGCCTTGATTCCGACACTCCTGTTGGTTTCGGCCTGCTCACTTGTGATTCCCTCGAACAAGCAATCGAACGCGCTGGCTCCAAAGGCGGCAACAAAGGCGTTGAAGCCGCATCCGCCATGCTTGAAACATACCGTGTTCTGGAGCAATTGTAATATATGGCTAATAAACCAAAAAAAAACACCTCGCAAGTTGGCTCGTTCACAGGCATTTCAGTTTCTGTACGGCTTGAATTTTTCTCCTGCTATGACCATCGAGTCCTTGCAGGAAGCGTACATGATCTCGCCTGACAATGCCGACAAGCCAGATGCTCAGTGTCAGCCGGAAGGCTTCACTTGGGAGCTTATCGAAGGCGTGTGGAGTAACTACCGCGCTCTCGACGAAGTGGTCGCTCAGTTCTCCCGCCACTGGAAAGTGGAACGTATCGGTAAAATTGAAATCACCCTGCTCCGCCTTGCAATTTTTGAAATGCTCTACCGCGAAGACATTCCACCTAAAGTTGCAATCAACGAAGCTATCGAACTTGCAAAACAGTTTGGTGACGACCGTTCCCGTCCTTTTGTTAACGGTCTCCTAGACGCTGCTGCAAAAGCTCTGGATGATGGCACACTGGAACTTAAGTACTAAAAGTTACGATATATTAAAGACGCCTGCGCGGGCAGATTCTGCCTTGCATCCGTAAGGGGATACCCCTTGATCACGATTCCGGCTTCTTTACCTATCGCTTTTCAGTCGCCTTCATATATAGCGTTTTTTTGTGCCCGGACTCCTTAAAAAAGGAGCCCGGGCATATCCCGTTAAAAATGACATTTTTGCGTAAAACAAAGCTCCTTCTCTTGCCGAAGAACAGGTTGTTTTGTATTGCAAGACATTAAAAATAAATATGATGTTCCAGACAGTTCAAATTGCTCGTAATGAGCAGATACTTTCTGTGTAACTACGTACATTTTATAAAGAATCAAAAAACTGTTGTTTACATACGTATGGTCATCCCCACTGCGACTCGCACAGGAACCTTTCGTAGGCGCGGTCAAGGGGGCGTCCCCCTTGCGGGTGAAGGGCAGAGCCCTCCCGCCGGAGGCATCTCTCCATGACTCTTTTTTACAACAGACCTTTTTAATGAGCGAAAGATTAAAGGAACTGTCGGAATGAAATACGATCCGCAAGCCATAGAAACTAAGTGGCAGCAAACTTGGGCTACCAACGGCGATTTCCACACCGATCATACTTCGGACAAACCTAAACACTATGTGTTGGAAATGTTCCCGTACCCTTCCGGCAACATCCACATGGGTCATGTTCGTAACTACTCCCTCGGTGATGTTGTAGCACGTTTCATGCGTATGAAAGGCAAAAACGTAATGCACCCTATGGGCTGGGATGCTTTCGGTCTTCCTGCAGAAAACGCAGCTATCAAAAACAACATCCACCCTGCAAAGTGGACTCACTCCAACATCGACAACATGCGTACCCAGCTTTCACGCCTTGGTTACTCATTCGACTGGCGCCGTGAGCTTGCTACCTGCGACAAAGAATACTACCGCTGGGAACAAGTATTCTTCCTCAAATTTCTTGAAAAAGGTCTGCTCTACCGTAAGCGTCAGGCTCAGAACTGGTGTCCTACTTGTAACACCGTTCTTGCTAACGAACAGGTAGAAGACGGCCTTTGCTGGCGTTGTGACACTGTTGTTGAACAGCGTGACCTCGCACAGTGGTTCCTTAGAATTACTGACTACGCCGAAGAACTGCTTGCCGACCTTGAAAAGCTTAAAGGCGGCTGGCCTGATCGCGTTATTTCCATGCAGGAAAACTGGATCGGCAAATCTATCGGTGCTGAAATTACGTTCACCGTTGAAGATTCTGAAGAAACTATTCCAGTCTTCACCACCCGTCCGGATACCGTTTTCGGTGTTTCTTTCATGAGTCTTGCACCAGAACACCCAATGGTGGAAAAGCTCATTGAAGGTAAAGAACAGGCTGATGATGTACGAGCATTCGTAAAACGCATCACCAGCATGGATCGCATCGAACGTACCTCTGACAACCTCGAAAAAGAAGGTATCTTCACCGGCGCTTACTGCATCAACCCAGTAAACGGCGCTAAAGTTCCTGTATACGTTGCTAACTTTGTTCTCGTTGATTACGGCACAGGCGCTGTTATGGCTGTACCTGCACACGATCAGCGTGACTTTGAATTTGCTCGCAAATACGACCTTCCACTTCAGGTAGTTATTCAGCCAGAAGGTGAAGAGCTTGATCCTGCCACCATGACCGAAGCAATCTCTGCACCGGGCATGATGGTAAACTCCGGTGAGTTCACAGGCATTACCAACGAAGAAGGTAAAGACAAGGTTGCGGTTTGGTTGCAGGAAAACAACTGCGGCGAAAAAACTATCAACTACCGTCTGCGTGACTGGAATATCTCCCGTCAGCGTTACTGGGGTGCTCCAATCCCTGTGGTATACTGTGATGCATGTGGCATTGTTCCTGAAAAAGAAGAGAATCTTCCTATCGAACTGCCATTGAACGTACAGACTCGTGAAGATGGTCGCTCCCCGCTTCCTGACACTCCAGAGTTTGTAAACTGCACCTGCCCTAAATGTGGCCTGCCAGCACGTCGCGAAACAGACACCATGGATACTTTCGTAGAATCCTCATGGTACTTTGCACGCTACACTGACGCACAGAACCACGATGCTCCGTTTACTCCGGAAGCTCTCGAATACTGGGCACCAGTTGATCAGTACATCGGCGGTGTTGAGCACGCAATTCTTCACCTTCTCTACGCACGCTTCTTCACAAAAGCACTGCGTGACTGCGGTTACCTGACCTTTGACGAACCATTTGCAAACCTGCTCACTCAGGGCATGGTACTTATGGATGGTTCTAAAATGTCCAAGTCTAAAGGCAACGTAGTTGACCCGACTGACATGATCGCACGTTACGGCGCAGATACTGTTCGTCTGTTCTGCCTCTTCGCAGCACCACCAGAACGTGACTTCGAATGGTCTGAAACCGGCATTGACGGTTCTTACCGCTTCGTAAACCGCATTTGGCGTCTTATTGAAGAACTCGAAGGCGAATTGATCACTGTTGCACCTTGTTCTTCCACTGCTGACGATTGCACAAGCAAAGAAGCAAAAGGCATTCGTCTCAAAGAGCACGAGACCGTTAAAAAAGCTGGCGATGATATCGAACAGCGCTTCCAGTTCAACACCGCCATCTCAGCAGTTATGGAACTGGTTAACGAACTCTACCTCGCTAAAGACGCACTGAAAGGCGACGAAAAAGGCCGTAAAGTTCTTTCTTCTGCGATCAGCACCGTTATCAACCTTATGTCCCCGTTCACTCCGCACCTTTGTGAAGAAATCTGGGAACAGCTTGGACACAAGGAACGTCTCGTGCACGCTCTCTGGCCAACCTACAGCGAAGAAGCAATGGTTAAAGACGTGCTCACAGTTGTAGTACAGGTAAATGGTAAAGTTCGTGCTCGTCTCGAAGTACCTGCATCCGCAGGTAAGGACGAAGTAGAAGAACTCGCTAAAAATGATGTTAACGTTCAAAAACACGTTGAAGGAAAAACTATCCGCAAAGTGATCGTTATTCCTGGCAAGCTTGTTAATATCGTAGCAAACTAGTTTTTGATAGGATGTTTGCTTCCGGTGGGTCTTCGACGAGCCTCCGGCGGCCTAAGAACCTTTCTAAGTAGAAAGTTCTTAGGAATCTCCAAAGACTTTTTACTGCGAGCTCAGCACGTTGCTTATAATGCCTCGCGGCTTACGCTCCATGACCTTTCGTAATACACAAAAAGGCTGTCCTATTTATTTAGGACAGCCTTTTTTTATTGGTAGAGTCTGCAAAGGTAGGCAGCGAAACATGCTATTGAGTCCCCAGAAAATCTTTTCAAGCTTGCAGTACTCACAAAAATCTTACAAAAAAATAACTTCACTTTCTGAAAGCAATGCGCGAGAAATTAGGTATAGAACGCGCAACTTCATCTCCGTGCATTGGCACACGGACTTTTTTTCTGGATTCAAATGCATTCAAAAATCAAAATTATTCTCATCATTCTTTGCGGTGTAATTTCCATCGCCCTTGGTTCTTTGTTGCTTTCCGGCATCCGTGCTATCGCTGACATTTTTGCATACATCGACCCAGCATATGTGCCATTTGTATTCTGGTCACTAACCGTACTTGGGCTGGGATTACTTGGCTACGCAGGTCTGTCTTTATTTGTCTTTCCCAAACCACTTATTATTCCACAAGACCCGACGGAAGATCAAATTCAAGAATATCGCCGTGCGTATGTTGAACGCTTACAGCGCAACCCGTTTCTTAAAACACAGTTAGCCCCATGTAAAACAGAGCAGGAAATTAAAGACGGTATTGCGGCACTTGAAACTGAGGCAAACCGCTTAATTGAAGAAACGTCTAAACGAGTCTTTATCGGCACTGCAACAGCACAAAACGGCAAGCTTGACACACTTATTGTGTTCGCGCTCATCACACATCTAATCTATAAAATTACAAAGTTATATGCGCAGCGTCCGCATATGAGCGACCTTGTAACACTTTATAAAAATGTTGCCGCTACCGCCTTCTTTGCTGGTGCAATAGAAGATATTGTTGTGGAAGAATATACACAGCAAATAGTTGGACCACTTGTCGCGACATCAGTGATGGGAAGTGTTCCGGGAGCACAGGCCGTCGCTTCCGTTGTAACTGCATCAATTCTTGATGGCTCCATGAACTCACTGTTGACCATACGTTGCGGTATTATCGCCCGTGATTTTATGAGCATTTACACAGACGACGATGTACTGAGCAAAAAAGAAATACGTAAATCGGCCACGCGGGAAGCCGCAGCAATGTTTATGCGCACTTCTGGCGACACAATCTCCACTGTTGCACAGTTACTTATTTCCGGCGCGTCCAAAACTGTAAAACGAAGTATGGCAAAAGCATGGGATGCTGTCCGTAACATCGGCTCTTCTTCTAAATCATCTGCTGATGAAAACACAGAAGAATGCCGCGACACATCTGAACCAACTAAAGAAAAAAAACTGATCCTTCGTTCAGCTCGTGAATGTGTTTCAAACACGACTGATAAGATTGTGTCTGGAGCATCTTCCACAGGAAAAACGATTACGCAGGCATCAAAGAGTGCTGCATGTGGTGTGGCAACAGGCGTTACAACTGTAACATCCACTGCCGCACGAGGTGTTACCGCCGCTGCAAGTACAGCAACCAAAGGGGTTTCTACTGCCGCAGGTTGTGCAGGCAAAGGCATATCTGCCACAGCAAATACCGTAACCGGTGGAATCTCAATAGTAGCGTCAGCTGCGACTTCTGCTGCTAGCTCCGCAACAAGCGGAATCAGCTCTGCGGCATCATCGACAGCAAACGGGCTACAATCTGTTGGTAAAAAAACAGTCAGTGCTGTTACAAATGCTGACGCAACCGTGAAACGCGGTGTAAAAAAA
Protein-coding sequences here:
- the glyA gene encoding serine hydroxymethyltransferase, producing the protein MDEVFIQDPEVGRSIFQEIDRQTGGLELIASENFVSTAVRQAQGSVLTHKYAEGYPGKRYYGGCEYVDVTETIAIERAKEIFGAEYVNVQPHSGSQANMAAYYAIANAGDTVLGMDLSHGGHLTHGSPVNFSGKFFDVKAYGVNRETGRIDYDNVLELAKEHKPAVIIAGASAYPREIDFAKFRAIADEVGAKLFVDMAHIAGLVAAGLHNSPIPHAHVTTTTTHKTLRGPRGGMILSTEDMGKKLNSQIFPGIQGGPLMHVIAAKAVAFGEALRPEYKVYQKQVVANAATLGQSLLDEGFDLVSGGTDNHLLLIDLTNKDITGKDAQLALDKAGITTNKNTVPFETRSPFVTSGIRIGTPALTSRGMKEADMQRVGAWMVDALKHIDDDAYLAEIHKQVTAFTRQFPLFAW
- a CDS encoding cytidine/deoxycytidylate deaminase family protein; amino-acid sequence: MQQRLPWPQYFMDITYMVAERSTCIRRKVGAIAVKDKRILATGYNGAPANTSHCLDIGCLREELGIPSGQRHEMCRGLHAEQNVIIQAAVHGVSLDGAEIYCTTMPCLICTKMLLNCGIKAVYYVEGYNDELAAGMVKEAGVPFIKIDHVVRGVNAAS
- the ribD gene encoding bifunctional diaminohydroxyphosphoribosylaminopyrimidine deaminase/5-amino-6-(5-phosphoribosylamino)uracil reductase RibD; protein product: MQHPNAHFMRRAIALAENGRGAAAPNPTVGAVLVQHGQIVAEGYHTACGQPHAEIECLRDAVEKGISPQNCSMYVTLEPCNHYGKTPPCSKAILEAGIKRVVIGLLDPNPKAKGGAEFLRENGVYVETGMLEEECRELVSDFLTWVQTPFPFTTLKLASTLDGKIATRTGHSQWISGEESRKRVHELRKKVDAVIVGGGTFYADNPQLTCRLEGVEQQPFAVIVTKRLPENPAQFTLLQDRPEQVIFWTNEKSALSEAASKLQSLGCSVKGLPEQDGKLDLAAGLAWLRQEKNCHYTLCEGGGKLALSLLENNLVNEFQLHMAPKIVGDHSAPDIFSGRTIATMDEALRLRIINTELSGEDVILTLRRQEI
- a CDS encoding riboflavin synthase; this translates as MFTGIILGQGEIRSIQNMGKETRLTIKPRCTLTDFVLGESIATNGVCLTVEDFGADWFTVYASAETMGLTNLGKLKTGSNVNLERALAMGDRLGGHIVSGHVDCIGTVDSVRPAGLSKIYRISFPQEFDTQVIPKGSVTLDGISLTVNACGNSFLEVNIIPETQKITTIAQWKSGYSVNIETDVIGKYVQRMLGAWQPNATQEKSAPSSITEEFLRKNGF
- the ribE gene encoding 6,7-dimethyl-8-ribityllumazine synthase, which encodes MHHIKTIEGQFDAKGLKIAIIATRFNDFVVDRLVGGAVDYLARNGGSREDMTIVKLPGAFEMPIAAKKLAASGKYDGIVALGAVIRGATPHFDFVCNECAKGLAQVSLDSDTPVGFGLLTCDSLEQAIERAGSKGGNKGVEAASAMLETYRVLEQL
- the nusB gene encoding transcription antitermination factor NusB, yielding MNQKKTPRKLARSQAFQFLYGLNFSPAMTIESLQEAYMISPDNADKPDAQCQPEGFTWELIEGVWSNYRALDEVVAQFSRHWKVERIGKIEITLLRLAIFEMLYREDIPPKVAINEAIELAKQFGDDRSRPFVNGLLDAAAKALDDGTLELKY
- the leuS gene encoding leucine--tRNA ligase, which gives rise to MKYDPQAIETKWQQTWATNGDFHTDHTSDKPKHYVLEMFPYPSGNIHMGHVRNYSLGDVVARFMRMKGKNVMHPMGWDAFGLPAENAAIKNNIHPAKWTHSNIDNMRTQLSRLGYSFDWRRELATCDKEYYRWEQVFFLKFLEKGLLYRKRQAQNWCPTCNTVLANEQVEDGLCWRCDTVVEQRDLAQWFLRITDYAEELLADLEKLKGGWPDRVISMQENWIGKSIGAEITFTVEDSEETIPVFTTRPDTVFGVSFMSLAPEHPMVEKLIEGKEQADDVRAFVKRITSMDRIERTSDNLEKEGIFTGAYCINPVNGAKVPVYVANFVLVDYGTGAVMAVPAHDQRDFEFARKYDLPLQVVIQPEGEELDPATMTEAISAPGMMVNSGEFTGITNEEGKDKVAVWLQENNCGEKTINYRLRDWNISRQRYWGAPIPVVYCDACGIVPEKEENLPIELPLNVQTREDGRSPLPDTPEFVNCTCPKCGLPARRETDTMDTFVESSWYFARYTDAQNHDAPFTPEALEYWAPVDQYIGGVEHAILHLLYARFFTKALRDCGYLTFDEPFANLLTQGMVLMDGSKMSKSKGNVVDPTDMIARYGADTVRLFCLFAAPPERDFEWSETGIDGSYRFVNRIWRLIEELEGELITVAPCSSTADDCTSKEAKGIRLKEHETVKKAGDDIEQRFQFNTAISAVMELVNELYLAKDALKGDEKGRKVLSSAISTVINLMSPFTPHLCEEIWEQLGHKERLVHALWPTYSEEAMVKDVLTVVVQVNGKVRARLEVPASAGKDEVEELAKNDVNVQKHVEGKTIRKVIVIPGKLVNIVAN
- a CDS encoding DUF697 domain-containing protein, with amino-acid sequence MHSKIKIILIILCGVISIALGSLLLSGIRAIADIFAYIDPAYVPFVFWSLTVLGLGLLGYAGLSLFVFPKPLIIPQDPTEDQIQEYRRAYVERLQRNPFLKTQLAPCKTEQEIKDGIAALETEANRLIEETSKRVFIGTATAQNGKLDTLIVFALITHLIYKITKLYAQRPHMSDLVTLYKNVAATAFFAGAIEDIVVEEYTQQIVGPLVATSVMGSVPGAQAVASVVTASILDGSMNSLLTIRCGIIARDFMSIYTDDDVLSKKEIRKSATREAAAMFMRTSGDTISTVAQLLISGASKTVKRSMAKAWDAVRNIGSSSKSSADENTEECRDTSEPTKEKKLILRSARECVSNTTDKIVSGASSTGKTITQASKSAACGVATGVTTVTSTAARGVTAAASTATKGVSTAAGCAGKGISATANTVTGGISIVASAATSAASSATSGISSAASSTANGLQSVGKKTVSAVTNADATVKRGVKKSGAKISSAAGKTKKVLTSPFAKKKRKKNNSSSSE